A single window of Streptomyces cathayae DNA harbors:
- a CDS encoding cysteine desulfurase family protein: protein MAYLDHAATTPMLPEAVEALTAHLSLTGNASSLHAAGRRARRSVEEARETLAEALGARPSEVVLTAGGTEADNLAVKGLYWARRNAEPARTRVLASPVEHHAVLDAVHWLGEHEGATVEYLPVDPYGRVHPDALREAIARNPDDVALATVMWANNEIGTLLPVRELAEVAAEFGVPLHSDAVQAFGQVPVDFASSGLAAMTVSGHKIGGPYGIGALVLGREHTPVPVLHGGGQERHVRSGTLDVPAIASFAVAGRLATGRQEWFAREVGALRDDLVAAVREAVPDALLGGDPAPGGRLPANAHFAFPGCEGDSLLLLLDAQGIECSTGSACTAGIAQPSHVLLATGTDPDLARGTLRFSLGHTSTRADVEALAKTIGPAVERARAAGLS, encoded by the coding sequence ATGGCATACCTCGACCACGCCGCGACCACCCCGATGCTTCCCGAGGCAGTCGAGGCACTCACCGCGCACCTGAGCCTCACCGGCAACGCCTCCTCCCTGCACGCAGCCGGCCGGCGCGCCCGCCGGAGCGTCGAGGAGGCCCGCGAAACCCTCGCCGAAGCCCTCGGCGCCCGCCCCAGCGAGGTGGTCCTCACTGCCGGCGGGACCGAGGCCGACAACCTCGCGGTGAAGGGCCTGTACTGGGCCCGCCGGAACGCGGAACCGGCCCGCACCCGCGTCCTCGCGAGCCCCGTCGAGCACCACGCCGTCCTCGACGCCGTGCACTGGCTGGGCGAACACGAGGGCGCCACCGTCGAGTACCTGCCGGTCGACCCCTACGGCCGGGTCCACCCGGACGCGCTGCGCGAGGCGATCGCCCGCAACCCCGACGACGTGGCCCTGGCCACCGTGATGTGGGCGAACAACGAGATCGGCACGCTGCTGCCGGTCCGTGAACTCGCCGAGGTCGCCGCCGAGTTCGGCGTTCCGCTGCACTCCGACGCGGTCCAGGCCTTCGGCCAGGTGCCGGTGGACTTCGCCTCCTCGGGGCTCGCCGCGATGACCGTGTCCGGCCACAAGATCGGCGGCCCGTACGGCATCGGGGCGCTGGTCCTGGGCCGCGAGCACACCCCCGTGCCCGTGCTGCACGGCGGCGGCCAGGAGCGCCATGTGCGCTCCGGCACGCTCGACGTGCCCGCGATCGCCTCCTTCGCGGTGGCCGGCCGGCTGGCCACCGGGCGGCAGGAGTGGTTCGCCCGCGAGGTCGGAGCCCTCCGCGACGACCTGGTCGCCGCGGTCCGCGAGGCCGTCCCGGACGCCCTTCTCGGCGGCGACCCCGCACCCGGGGGGCGGCTCCCGGCCAACGCCCACTTCGCGTTCCCCGGCTGCGAGGGCGACTCCCTGCTGCTCCTGCTCGACGCCCAGGGCATCGAGTGCTCCACCGGTTCCGCCTGCACGGCGGGCATCGCCCAGCCCAGCCACGTCCTCCTGGCCACCGGCACCGACCCGGACCTGGCCCGCGGCACCCTGCGCTTCTCCCTCGGCCACACCTCCACCCGGGCCGACGTCGAAGCCCTGGCCAAGACCATCGGCCCGGCGGTCGAACGGGCCCGGGCGGCGGGGCTCAGCTAG
- a CDS encoding thioesterase family protein has protein sequence MPEAASAQVATRATVGDSEFDRDTAVTLRTPGVYDIGLSAGWTIINAVNGGYLLAVLGRALADTLPHPDPFTISAHYLTASQPGPAVVRTETVRTGRTLSTGQASLLQYDDEGREVERIRVLASYGDLDTLPDDVRTAARPPALPPMEQCFGPEDGPAPVDGSSAITERLMLKLDPSTLGWALGQPSGKGEMRAWFGLADGRDADPFSLLLAVDALPPTAFEIGLTGWVPTVELTAHVRSRPAPGPLRVSITTRNLAGGFLEEDAEVWDSADRLVAQSRQLARVRLP, from the coding sequence ATGCCAGAAGCAGCCTCCGCCCAGGTCGCGACCCGGGCCACCGTCGGCGACAGCGAGTTCGACCGCGACACCGCGGTGACGCTCCGCACGCCGGGCGTCTACGACATCGGCCTCTCCGCCGGCTGGACGATCATCAACGCCGTCAACGGCGGCTATCTGCTGGCCGTCCTGGGCCGCGCCCTCGCCGACACCCTGCCGCACCCGGACCCCTTCACCATCTCCGCGCACTACCTGACCGCCTCCCAGCCGGGCCCGGCGGTCGTCCGCACCGAGACCGTGCGCACCGGGCGCACCCTGTCGACCGGTCAGGCGTCCCTCCTCCAGTACGACGACGAGGGCCGCGAGGTCGAACGCATCCGCGTGCTGGCCTCCTACGGCGACCTGGACACCCTCCCCGACGACGTCCGCACGGCGGCCCGCCCGCCCGCGCTGCCGCCCATGGAGCAGTGCTTCGGCCCCGAGGACGGTCCGGCCCCCGTCGACGGCAGCTCCGCCATCACCGAGCGGCTGATGCTCAAGCTCGACCCGTCGACCCTCGGCTGGGCCCTCGGGCAGCCCTCCGGCAAGGGGGAGATGCGGGCCTGGTTCGGGCTCGCCGACGGCCGGGACGCCGATCCGTTCTCCCTGCTGCTCGCCGTGGACGCGCTGCCGCCCACCGCCTTTGAGATCGGGCTCACCGGCTGGGTCCCCACGGTCGAGCTGACGGCGCACGTCCGCTCCCGCCCGGCGCCCGGCCCGCTGCGGGTGTCGATCACCACCCGCAACCTGGCCGGCGGCTTCCTGGAGGAGGACGCCGAGGTCTGGGACAGCGCGGACCGACTGGTGGCCCAGTCCCGCCAGCTCGCCCGCGTACGGCTGCCCTGA
- a CDS encoding N-acetylmuramoyl-L-alanine amidase gives MGERRASKDGDRRIGRRALLVGGVAAAAGTAVLARDELGRLWWRVPGIEKPREPGVVDFSGARWVAASDANWRRADRPDDFTVDMVIVHVTQGSFDSAVRAFQDPGHRAATHYIVGQDGRITQMIRELDVAYHAGNRDYNERSIGIEHEGFVDRPQDLTDEMYEASARLTARICARYDIPVDRKHIIGHIEVPGTDHTDPGPHWDWDRYMKLVRQARTATA, from the coding sequence ATGGGGGAAAGAAGAGCTTCCAAGGACGGCGACCGGCGCATCGGACGGCGTGCCCTGCTCGTCGGCGGGGTGGCGGCCGCCGCGGGCACCGCCGTGCTGGCGCGGGACGAGTTGGGCCGCCTGTGGTGGCGTGTGCCCGGCATCGAGAAGCCGCGCGAGCCGGGTGTGGTCGACTTCTCGGGCGCCCGCTGGGTAGCGGCCTCGGACGCCAACTGGCGGCGCGCGGACCGGCCCGACGACTTCACCGTCGACATGGTGATCGTCCACGTCACCCAGGGCAGCTTCGACAGCGCGGTGCGGGCGTTCCAGGACCCCGGGCACCGGGCCGCCACGCACTACATCGTCGGACAGGACGGGCGGATCACCCAGATGATCCGCGAGCTCGACGTGGCGTACCACGCGGGGAACCGCGACTACAACGAGCGCAGCATCGGCATCGAGCACGAGGGCTTCGTGGACCGGCCGCAGGACCTCACGGACGAGATGTACGAGGCCTCGGCCCGGCTCACGGCCCGGATCTGCGCGCGCTACGACATACCCGTCGACCGGAAGCACATCATCGGCCACATCGAGGTGCCGGGGACGGATCACACCGACCCGGGCCCGCACTGGGACTGGGACCGCTACATGAAGCTCGTACGTCAGGCGCGCACGGCGACGGCCTGA
- the mnmA gene encoding tRNA 2-thiouridine(34) synthase MnmA yields MTEIPQPSRPRPLRVLAAMSGGVDSAVAAARAAEAGHDVTGVHLALSANPQSFRTGARGCCTIEDSRDARRAADVIGIPFYVWDLADRFREDVVEDFVAEYEAGRTPNPCLRCNEKIKFAALLDKALALGFDAVATGHYARVVTLSDGTRELHRASDMAKDQSYVLGVLDDRQLAHAMFPLGDTVTTKEEIRAEAERRGLAVAKKPDSHDICFIADGDTQGFLANRLGRAEGDIVDESGSKVGTHEGAYGFTIGQRKGLRIGTPAPDGKPRYVLDISPVTNTVTVGPADALDVGALTAVNPRWCGTAPTGPGTYTAQLRAHGDETEVTAELVEGTLQVSFTEPVRGVAPGQAVVLYAGTRVVGSATIATTSRTTRTPTTV; encoded by the coding sequence ATGACTGAAATCCCGCAGCCCTCCCGCCCCCGCCCCCTCCGGGTACTGGCCGCCATGTCCGGCGGAGTCGACTCCGCCGTGGCCGCCGCCCGTGCCGCCGAGGCGGGACACGACGTGACCGGCGTCCACCTCGCGCTCTCCGCGAACCCCCAGTCCTTCCGTACGGGCGCGCGGGGCTGTTGCACCATCGAGGACTCACGCGACGCCCGCCGCGCCGCCGACGTCATCGGCATCCCGTTCTACGTGTGGGACCTCGCCGACCGCTTCCGTGAGGACGTGGTGGAGGACTTCGTCGCCGAGTACGAGGCCGGCCGCACCCCCAACCCGTGCCTGCGCTGCAACGAGAAGATCAAGTTCGCCGCGCTGCTGGACAAGGCGCTGGCCCTCGGCTTCGACGCCGTGGCCACCGGCCACTACGCGCGCGTGGTCACCCTGTCCGACGGCACACGTGAGCTGCACCGCGCCTCCGACATGGCCAAGGACCAGTCGTACGTCCTGGGCGTGCTGGACGACCGGCAGCTCGCCCACGCGATGTTCCCGCTCGGCGACACGGTCACCACCAAGGAGGAGATCCGCGCGGAGGCCGAGCGGCGTGGACTCGCGGTCGCCAAGAAGCCCGACTCGCACGACATCTGCTTCATCGCCGACGGCGACACCCAGGGCTTCCTCGCGAACCGCCTGGGCCGGGCCGAGGGCGACATCGTCGACGAGTCCGGCAGCAAGGTCGGCACGCACGAGGGCGCCTACGGCTTCACCATCGGCCAGCGCAAGGGCCTGCGGATCGGCACCCCCGCCCCCGACGGCAAGCCCCGCTACGTCCTCGACATCTCCCCGGTGACCAACACCGTCACCGTCGGCCCCGCGGACGCCCTCGACGTCGGCGCCCTCACCGCGGTCAACCCCCGCTGGTGCGGCACCGCCCCGACCGGCCCCGGCACCTACACCGCCCAGCTCCGCGCCCACGGCGACGAGACCGAGGTCACCGCCGAACTCGTCGAGGGCACCCTGCAGGTGTCGTTCACGGAACCGGTCCGCGGCGTCGCCCCCGGCCAGGCCGTCGTCCTCTACGCGGGCACCCGAGTCGTCGGCTCCGCCACCATCGCCACGACCTCCCGCACGACGAGAACCCCCACGACCGTCTGA
- a CDS encoding trimeric intracellular cation channel family protein yields MLQQLFSPSLLHALDLIGIFVFAISGALLAVRKNLDVFGIAVLAEATALGGGLFRDVVIGAVPPAAFTDLGYFVTPLLAVALVFFLHPQVERIQNAVNFFDAAGLGLFCVVGTAKAYDYGLSPVASACLGLVTAVGGGVVRDVLANEVPSLLRWDRDLYAVPAMVGATMVALCIRLDVLNAFTSTLAVLTAFALRLLALRYHWRAPRAWQRRSTAREEE; encoded by the coding sequence GTGCTCCAGCAACTCTTCAGCCCGTCGCTCCTGCACGCGCTCGACCTGATCGGCATCTTCGTCTTCGCGATCTCGGGCGCCCTGCTGGCCGTGCGCAAGAACCTCGACGTCTTCGGCATCGCGGTCCTCGCGGAGGCCACCGCCCTCGGCGGCGGACTCTTCCGTGACGTGGTGATCGGCGCCGTGCCGCCCGCCGCCTTCACCGACCTGGGGTACTTCGTCACCCCGCTGCTCGCCGTGGCACTGGTCTTCTTCCTCCACCCGCAGGTCGAGCGCATCCAGAACGCCGTCAACTTCTTCGACGCCGCGGGGCTCGGTCTGTTCTGCGTCGTCGGCACCGCCAAGGCGTACGACTACGGGCTCAGCCCGGTCGCCTCCGCCTGCCTGGGCCTGGTCACCGCGGTGGGCGGCGGCGTGGTGCGGGACGTGCTCGCCAACGAGGTGCCCTCGCTGCTGCGCTGGGACCGCGATCTCTACGCGGTACCGGCGATGGTCGGCGCGACCATGGTGGCGCTGTGCATACGCTTGGACGTGCTGAACGCGTTCACCAGCACCCTTGCCGTGCTCACGGCGTTCGCGCTGCGGCTGCTGGCGCTGCGGTACCACTGGCGGGCGCCCCGCGCGTGGCAGCGGCGCTCGACGGCCCGCGAGGAGGAGTAG